In Candidatus Berkelbacteria bacterium, the DNA window CAGTCCGGCGACAAACAGCGTTTTTGTCAGTCTTGGATTGGTTTTCAGCTGGTTGTCGGCGAGCAGAACGCCGAGCGCGATCGGTAAGTCAAAATGAACGCCGGATTTTTTGCGCTCCGAAGGCGCTAGGTGCACCGTAATGCGCGATAACGGAAAAGTAAAACCGGAATGTTTCAGCGCCGAGCGGACTCGCTCGCGTGATTCCTCGACGGCTTTGTCTGCTAATCCGACGACGATAAAGCCTGGCAAGCCGCTCGATACGTCAACTTCAACTTTAACTTCTGAGGCGGCAATACCTTCGGCGGCTACAGAGCCAAGCTTCGCCAGAGCCATCTTTGTTTCTAGGGTCCAAAAATAATCACAAAGAATCCGAAGAGGCAGATGGCGATAACGCTCCACCCCATAAAGATTATCGGTAGGCGACGGCCAAGAACGGCCAGAACTGTTCCAGCTACATAGGCCGCGGCGATCAAAACCAGCGTCAAAATATTTGGCCCGCCTGTGGGTAACGGCTCAGCGGCAGCGGCTTGGAAGCCTTCGCTTGATGCGGCAGCGACTGTCAGGATGCCGCCGGCCACGGTTAGCATGGCAGCCAAAGCGGCCTGAGATCGTGAGTAAAGACCAAGAGCTGCGGAGCTGCCGTTTTCGGCAAGCCAATTGTTGAACAGCGCTAACTGGCCGCGGGGGTAGAACGTGCCGCGGCAATCTGGGCAAGTCCACATCTTAAATCCGGTTGGCCCAGCGTCATGTTCGGATTGTTCTAGCAAAGTTTGGTCGCTAGGACAGAGGAGATTTATGCTCTGCAGCGAGTAATTAGGTTGGGCTTGGTCAATTTCTGAAACCGACGTAGCCGAAAGCCCTTCGTCAGTGCCGGAATCAAACCAAACGCCGCCGCACTGTCCGCAACGGCGAGCCCTCCGGATGTCGCCACTTAGACTGCGAATGGAGACGGGCTCGAACTCGCCTTCGCATAACGGACACTTCATTTACCCCTCCCGCGCATATCCACACTGTAGCGTAACTGGGTTGAGTTTCAAGAAGTTTCCAGGTAAAATGCCCAAGTTCGAGGATCCGCAGCCTTATCTCAACAACCGTGGACTCGGGCCCGGCGACTTCGGTCGCCGGTTTTTATAACTCAGCCACTTTTTGACTAATATTTCTGCCTCAACCTCGTTTTTCACGAATTGGATATCGCCGTGATGACGCCACCAGGTTAACTGTCGTCTAATATAATGTCGGCTAGATTTCTGGAACTCCTCGATGGCAATCTGGCGGTTCATTTTTTGCCGCAGATAAAAACTCGCGAAACGATAATCAAGGCCAAGCTTTTCCAGCCATTCATGACTTACGCCCTGGCTTAAT includes these proteins:
- a CDS encoding zf-TFIIB domain-containing protein; this translates as MKCPLCEGEFEPVSIRSLSGDIRRARRCGQCGGVWFDSGTDEGLSATSVSEIDQAQPNYSLQSINLLCPSDQTLLEQSEHDAGPTGFKMWTCPDCRGTFYPRGQLALFNNWLAENGSSAALGLYSRSQAALAAMLTVAGGILTVAAASSEGFQAAAAEPLPTGGPNILTLVLIAAAYVAGTVLAVLGRRLPIIFMGWSVIAICLFGFFVIIFGP